A window of Kocuria sp. TGY1127_2 genomic DNA:
CTCCGGTCAAAACCGCGCGAATCTGTGGATTACCGCCCTCGGCTCGTGGCTCTGCGCCGCGAGATATTCGTCTCTACTTCTCCTGATTGGCCTCCACGACCACGGGGATGATCATCGGTTTGCGACGAAGCTTCCGACCAATCCATTGGCCAATCGTACGGCGCACGATCTGCTGCATCTGGTGATTGGTCACGCGCTTGGCGGACTGCTCCTGAAGAGCGTCCTCGAGCGCCTCCGTGATCTTGGGAATCATCGGCGAGAAAACGGCGTCTTCTTCTGCAACGCCTCGGGCGTGGATATCCGGTCCTGCAACGACGCGTTTGGTCTTGCGATCGACCACAATCACGATCGAGACGAAGCCTTCTTCGCCCAACGTGCGGCGGTCCTTGAGGTCCTGGTCCGTGATTTCGCCCACGGACTTGCCATCAACGTAGACATAGCCACAATCGACGGCGCCCACGATCCGGGCCTGCCCGTTCTTCATGTCCACCGCGATGCCGCTTTCGCCCAGGAGAACGTTCTCCTCGGGGACACCGGTTTCCATCGCGAGCTTGCCGTTCGCAATCAGGTGACGGACTTCGCCGTGGACTGGAAGGACGTAATTCGGCTCGAGGATGTTGTAGCAGTACAACAATTCGCCCGCGGCCGCGTGGCCCGAGACGTGAACCTTGGCATTGCCCTTGTGGATCACATTCGCACCCAATTTGAGCAAGCCATTGATCACCCGGAACACGCTGTTCTCATTGCCAGGAATCAAGGACGAGGCCAACACGATCGTGTCGTCCTGGTCGATCTGGATCCTATGGTCCCCACTGGCCATGCGGGACAACGCAGCCATGGGTTCTCCCTGAGAACCGGTGCACATCAGAACAACCTCGTCATCGCGGTAATTGTCCACGTGCTTGAGATCGATCAGGACGTTCTCCGGAACGTGCAAGTAGCCGAGCTTCTCGGCGATCGACATATTGCGGACCATCGAGCGGCCGCACAGCGCTACCTTACGGCCTCGCTCGACCGCGGCGTCGATCACCTGCTGAACACGGTGAACGTGAGAGGAGAAGGAAGCCACAATGATGCGTTTGGGGGCGTCCCGGAAGACGTCGGAGAGCACCGGACCGATGTTCTTCTCCGTAGGAGTGAACCCAGGGACCTCCGCGTTGGTCGAATCCGGAAGGAAAAGATCGACGCCTTCCTCACCCAGTCGGGAGAAGTGACGCAAGTCGGTGATGCGACCGTCCAGAGGAAGCTGATCCATCTTGAAGTCGCCGGTGTGCAATACCGTCCCGGCCTTGGTTCTGATGAAGACAGCCAAGGCATCCGGAATCGAATGGTTCACGGCCACGAATTCGCATTCGAACGGCTTGAGATCCTCGACATCGCCTTCCGCGACGGCCATGGACGTCGAGCGAATACGGTGCTCCTGAAGCTTCGCCTCAACCAGGGCCAGAGTCAGCTGCGAACCGATCAAGGGGATATCGGGCCGACGCTTGAGCAGATACGGAACCGCGCCGATGTGGTCCTCGTGACCGTGGGTCAGGACAATGGCAACGATGTCGTCGAGACGATCAAGAATATGGTTCAGATCCGGCAGGATCAGGTCGACGCCAGGCTGGGTCTCCTCTGGGAAGAGAACACCGCAGTCTACGACCAGGAGCTTGCCGTTGAGTTCGTAGACCGTCATGTTGCGGCCTATCTCACCCAGTCCGCCGAGGGCCAGAACACGCAGAGTGTCCTTTTGCAGCTTCGGAGGTTTGGGCAAATCGGTAGGTATCTGGGTCACGGGACCCCTTTCTGATGATGAAGGCCCCGCCGGCTCTGCAGCGGGGCCCGTGAGGTTATTCGATGCTTGAGGCGGCGGCTGACCCTTC
This region includes:
- a CDS encoding ribonuclease J — its product is MTQIPTDLPKPPKLQKDTLRVLALGGLGEIGRNMTVYELNGKLLVVDCGVLFPEETQPGVDLILPDLNHILDRLDDIVAIVLTHGHEDHIGAVPYLLKRRPDIPLIGSQLTLALVEAKLQEHRIRSTSMAVAEGDVEDLKPFECEFVAVNHSIPDALAVFIRTKAGTVLHTGDFKMDQLPLDGRITDLRHFSRLGEEGVDLFLPDSTNAEVPGFTPTEKNIGPVLSDVFRDAPKRIIVASFSSHVHRVQQVIDAAVERGRKVALCGRSMVRNMSIAEKLGYLHVPENVLIDLKHVDNYRDDEVVLMCTGSQGEPMAALSRMASGDHRIQIDQDDTIVLASSLIPGNENSVFRVINGLLKLGANVIHKGNAKVHVSGHAAAGELLYCYNILEPNYVLPVHGEVRHLIANGKLAMETGVPEENVLLGESGIAVDMKNGQARIVGAVDCGYVYVDGKSVGEITDQDLKDRRTLGEEGFVSIVIVVDRKTKRVVAGPDIHARGVAEEDAVFSPMIPKITEALEDALQEQSAKRVTNHQMQQIVRRTIGQWIGRKLRRKPMIIPVVVEANQEK